Proteins from a single region of Sphingomonas morindae:
- a CDS encoding ArsR/SmtB family transcription factor encodes MPDSLAIFRALADPTRLRILALLRAMELSVGELAQVLGQSQPRVSRHVKILADAGLAERRREGSWVFLALGPEAVVAPLFAAIDAWEANGPGEAEADKARLDAVRAERGAAAERYFESHAAEWDAIRSLHVAEAEVEAAIRGVVAGEPIGRLVDIGTGTGRMLELLGPGASAATGIDRSPEMLRFARAKLARHEAAVLARAELRQGDMYALPLADRSADLVILHQVLHYAQQPGAALAEAARLLGPGGRLLVVDFAPHEREDLRTNGAHARLGFGDAQMAGWLDAAGLALAETRSLAGGELTVKIWLGERPAEPLRRVA; translated from the coding sequence ATGCCCGACAGTCTCGCCATCTTCCGCGCGCTCGCCGATCCTACCCGATTGCGGATCCTGGCGCTGCTGCGCGCCATGGAATTGTCGGTGGGCGAGCTGGCGCAGGTGCTGGGGCAGAGCCAGCCGCGCGTGTCGCGCCATGTCAAGATCCTCGCCGATGCCGGCTTGGCGGAGCGCCGGCGCGAGGGCAGCTGGGTGTTCCTGGCGCTGGGGCCGGAGGCGGTGGTGGCGCCGCTCTTCGCCGCGATCGATGCCTGGGAGGCGAACGGTCCGGGCGAGGCGGAGGCCGACAAGGCGCGGCTGGATGCGGTCCGTGCCGAGCGCGGCGCCGCCGCCGAGCGCTATTTCGAGAGCCATGCCGCCGAGTGGGATGCGATCCGCTCGCTCCATGTTGCCGAGGCGGAGGTGGAGGCGGCGATCCGCGGCGTGGTGGCGGGGGAGCCGATCGGCCGGCTGGTGGATATCGGCACCGGCACCGGCCGCATGCTCGAGCTGCTCGGCCCCGGCGCCTCGGCCGCCACCGGCATTGATCGCAGCCCCGAGATGCTGCGCTTCGCGCGCGCCAAGCTCGCCCGGCACGAGGCCGCCGTGCTGGCCCGCGCCGAGCTGCGGCAGGGCGATATGTATGCGCTGCCGCTCGCCGATCGTTCGGCCGATCTCGTGATCCTGCACCAGGTGCTGCATTATGCCCAGCAGCCCGGCGCCGCGCTGGCCGAGGCGGCGCGGCTGCTCGGCCCCGGCGGCCGACTGCTGGTGGTGGATTTCGCGCCGCACGAACGCGAGGATCTGCGCACCAACGGCGCGCATGCGCGGCTCGGTTTCGGCGATGCGCAGATGGCCGGCTGGCTCGACGCGGCGGGGCTGGCGCTCGCCGAGACGCGCAGCCTCGCGGGTGGCGAATTGACGGTGAAGATCTGGCTGGGCGAGCGCCCGGCCGAACCGCTACGGAGGGTTGCGTGA
- the metF gene encoding methylenetetrahydrofolate reductase [NAD(P)H], which yields MPTFSELEEARRALDAPLFADLAGDCAVSFEFFPPKTEKMEAQLWEAVSTLAPLAPQFVSVTYGAGGSTRERTHATVARIAAETSIPAAAHLTCVAASRDEVDQIARDYWAAGVRHIVALRGDPPETGGRFEAHPQGYRNAADLVAGLRRVAPFEISVAAYPECHPDSADPTADIDNLKAKIDAGATRAITQFFFSPEAFFRFRDRAAAAGIDTEIVPGILPVSNVAQTRKFAGLCGAAIPSWMDRLFEGLDTHPAARQLVAATVAAELCRRLYAGGVRHFHFYTLNRAELAYAICHLLGLRPAAGALEQAA from the coding sequence ATGCCGACTTTTTCGGAGCTTGAGGAGGCGCGCCGCGCGCTGGACGCGCCGCTCTTCGCCGATCTCGCGGGGGATTGCGCGGTTTCCTTCGAGTTCTTCCCGCCCAAGACGGAGAAGATGGAGGCGCAGCTGTGGGAGGCGGTGTCGACGCTGGCGCCGCTCGCGCCGCAGTTCGTCTCGGTCACCTATGGCGCCGGCGGCTCGACGCGCGAACGCACCCACGCCACCGTCGCGCGGATCGCCGCCGAAACCTCGATTCCCGCCGCCGCGCACCTGACCTGCGTCGCCGCGAGCCGGGACGAGGTGGATCAGATCGCGCGGGACTATTGGGCGGCGGGCGTGCGCCACATCGTCGCGCTGCGCGGCGATCCGCCCGAGACGGGGGGCCGGTTCGAGGCGCATCCCCAGGGCTATCGCAACGCGGCCGATCTCGTCGCCGGGCTGCGCCGGGTCGCGCCTTTCGAGATCTCGGTGGCGGCCTATCCCGAATGCCATCCCGATTCGGCCGATCCGACCGCCGACATCGATAATCTCAAGGCCAAGATCGATGCGGGCGCGACCCGCGCGATCACCCAATTCTTCTTCTCGCCCGAGGCCTTTTTCCGCTTTCGCGATCGCGCGGCGGCGGCCGGCATCGATACCGAGATCGTGCCCGGCATCCTGCCCGTCTCCAATGTCGCGCAGACGCGCAAATTCGCCGGGCTCTGCGGCGCCGCCATCCCCAGCTGGATGGACCGGCTGTTCGAGGGGCTGGATACGCATCCCGCCGCGCGCCAGCTCGTCGCCGCCACCGTCGCGGCCGAGCTGTGCCGGCGGCTCTATGCCGGCGGCGTGCGCCACTTCCATTTCTACACGCTCAACCGGGCCGAGCTGGCCTATGCGATCTGCCACCTGCTCGGCCTGCGCCCCGCCGCCGGCGCGCTTGAGCAAGCGGCCTGA
- a CDS encoding homocysteine S-methyltransferase family protein → MTDAAARFRAEAAQRILLTDGAFGTMIQGYGLDEAAYRGGYDLGFDQKGNNDLLVLTRPDVIAAITRAYLDAGSDIVSTNTFNANRISQADYGAEALVREMNIAAARIARTAADAAEAADGRPRFVAGAVGPTNKTLSLSPDVNDPGYRAIEFDELKAVYREQIEALLEGGCDFILIETIFDTLNAKAGIMAVLEAGDARGAPVPLMISMTITDMSGRNLSGHSVEAFWAAIRHARPLTVGLNCSFGAPQLRPHVVSLSGLADTLLMVYPNAGLPNELGAYDEQPATTGGFIAEWAATGLINVVGGCCGTTPDHIAAMAAAVAGHKPRALPRPPVRMMLAGLEPFAVA, encoded by the coding sequence ATGACCGACGCCGCCGCCCGTTTCCGCGCCGAGGCCGCCCAGCGCATCCTGCTGACCGACGGCGCCTTCGGCACCATGATCCAGGGCTATGGCCTGGACGAAGCGGCCTATCGCGGCGGCTATGATCTGGGCTTCGACCAGAAGGGCAATAATGATCTGCTGGTGCTGACCCGGCCGGACGTGATCGCGGCCATCACCCGCGCCTATCTCGACGCCGGCTCGGACATCGTCTCCACCAACACCTTCAACGCCAACCGCATCAGCCAGGCCGATTATGGCGCCGAGGCGCTGGTGCGCGAGATGAACATCGCCGCGGCGCGGATCGCGCGCACCGCCGCCGACGCGGCCGAGGCGGCGGACGGCCGGCCGCGCTTCGTCGCCGGCGCGGTGGGGCCGACCAACAAGACGCTCTCGCTGTCGCCCGACGTGAACGATCCGGGCTATCGCGCGATCGAGTTCGACGAGCTCAAGGCCGTGTATCGCGAGCAGATCGAGGCGCTGCTCGAGGGCGGGTGCGATTTCATCCTGATCGAGACCATCTTCGACACGCTCAACGCCAAGGCCGGCATCATGGCGGTGCTGGAGGCGGGCGATGCGCGGGGCGCGCCGGTGCCGCTGATGATCTCCATGACCATCACCGACATGTCGGGCCGCAACCTGTCGGGCCACTCGGTCGAGGCCTTTTGGGCGGCGATCCGCCATGCGCGGCCGCTGACGGTGGGGCTCAACTGCTCCTTCGGCGCGCCCCAGCTGCGGCCGCACGTGGTGTCGCTGTCCGGCCTCGCCGACACGCTGCTGATGGTCTATCCCAATGCCGGGCTGCCCAACGAACTCGGCGCCTATGACGAGCAGCCGGCGACGACCGGCGGCTTCATCGCCGAATGGGCGGCGACGGGGCTGATCAACGTCGTCGGCGGCTGCTGCGGCACCACGCCCGATCATATCGCCGCCATGGCCGCCGCCGTCGCGGGCCACAAGCCGCGCGCCCTGCCGCGGCCGCCGGTGCGGATGATGCTGGCCGGCCTCGAGCCCTTCGCCGTCGCCTGA